One Neodiprion pinetum isolate iyNeoPine1 chromosome 1, iyNeoPine1.2, whole genome shotgun sequence genomic window carries:
- the Dhit gene encoding regulator of G-protein signaling 17 isoform X2 — translation MIEMSSGIGATAMGIGVSHGTEGGGCRLRAQSQSQGQSQSSGTMVQHGNPQQSTQQQQQQQQQLQQQQQQQQQQQQQQQQQQQQQQQQQQQQRAGTRDAFVGRSKKDNCCLCWCCCCSCSLAAVGGGGPGGGAGNSGDQGKKKGGGGGDLGSGGGTGGDLTGDGLDGLDGNGDVACSSFEEIREWGSSFDRLMHSAAGRKLFREFLVSEYSEENIAFWLACEQLKLERNPERIEEKARYIYEDYISILSPKEVSLDSRVREIVNRNMVAPTPNTFDEAQLQIYTLMHRDSYPRFVNSDIYRRVARLGSGPPSPSSGEQGLPRSKSRSTKEKDKDKDKDRSLAMAT, via the exons ATGATAGAG atGTCGAGCGGAATCGGTGCAACTGCGATGGGGATCGGTGTTAGTCATGGAACGGAAGGGGGTGGCTGTCGCTTAAGAGCGCAGAGCCAATCCCAGGGCCAGTCGCAGAGTTCAGGAACAATGGTTCAGCACGGCAATCCGCAACAATCGacacagcaacagcagcagcaacagcaacaactacagcagcagcaacaacagcaacaacagcagcagcagcagcagcagcaacagcaacaacaacagcaacagcagcagcagcagcagcgcgCTGGTACGCGCGACGCATTTGTTGGACGATCTAAAAAGGACAACTGTTGCCTGTGCTGGTGCTGCTGTTGCAGTTGCTC TTTGGCTGCTGTCGGCGGTGGAGGCCCAGGGGGTGGTGCCGGCAACTCCGGGGACCAGGGAAAGAAGAAAGGcggaggcggtggggacttgGGGTCCGGGGGTGGCACCGGGGGTGACCTCACGGGCGATGGCCTCGACGGCCTCGACGGAAACGGTGACGTCGCCTGCAGCAGCTTCGAGGAGATCAGAGAGTGGGGCTCCTCGTTCGACAGGCTGATGCACAGCGCCGCGGGGCGCAAGCTCTTCCGCGAGTTCCTCGTCAGCGAGTACAGCGAAGAGAACATTGCCTTTTGGCTTGCCTGTGAACAGCTCAAGCTCGAACGAAACCCGGAGCGCATCGAGGAGAAGGCTCGATACATCTACGAGGACTACATATCCATTCTTTCGCCGAAGGAA GTGAGCCTGGATTCGCGAGTGCGAGAAATCGTGAACAGGAACATGGTGGCACCAACGCCAAACACATTTGACGAGGCGCAGCTCCAGATCTACACACTGATGCACCGAGACTCGTATCCACGTTTCGTCAACAGCGACATCTACAGAAGGGTGGCACGCCTGGGAAGCGGACCGCCGAGTCCATCGAGCGGCGAGCAAGGATTGCCGAGGAGCAAATCAAGGTCGACGAAAGAGAAGGACAAAGACAAGGACAAGGACCGGTCCTTGGCGATGGCAACGTAA
- the LOC124217942 gene encoding neuronal acetylcholine receptor subunit beta-4-like isoform X2 has product MLTKRLFLGIVIFAVHTAKISVDASSDCSSVRKGEPATMQLKRCLLRNYDPFIRPAGVSTNGTTVVSIALTPKHIDFVDRKNILIFHTWIRLSWSDGNLSWTSGKRGIDRLHIDSDEIWMPPLTMYSSAEVGYEHMEIPPTDCVLLSSGDFHCVVEMNYVSHCVADYRHWPFDKHNCSIILGSWFESHDEIKYHVKDKKTVFGGLMTLDFTPNPEWKLVSFGIIENMTKRISHDITIPSVVYNVIIERYSAYMQTTILAPAVLVFHQNSMIIASVTLFLTVVLRQMLEISGTASALLASTESIIFKSRAARLAEAKNSNPSDSATVETENDDVGLVDADGPQAENDPGSSNAWQRLITFIDRLAFAGAFITYVVMIWVLTPRNDINTDAPDFPVQS; this is encoded by the exons ATGTTGACGAAACGGCTGTTTTTGGGGATCGTTATTTTCGCCGTACACACGGCAAAAATTTCGG TCGACGCCTCTTCGGACTGTAGCAGTGTTAGAAAGGGCGAACCGGCTACTATGCAATTGAAAAGATGTCTGCTGCGTAATTACGATCCGTTTATTCGTCCTGCCGGAGTTTCAACCAACGGAACTACGGTGGTGTCGATTGCTTTGACTCCAAAACACATTGATTTC GTGGATcgtaaaaatattctaatatTTCATACTTGGATAAGACTG AGTTGGTCTGACGGCAATTTAAGTTGGACAAGTGGAAAGCGAGGCATCGACAGACTTCACATTGACAGCGATGAAATTTGGATGCCACCCTTAACTATGTACTCCTC AGCGGAAGTTGGTTACGAGCACATGGAAATACCACCAACGGATTGTGTGCTGTTATCCAGTGGAGATTTCCACTGTGTAGTAGAGATGAATTACGTGTCGCACTGTGTCGCGGACTATCGGCACTGGCCCTTCGACAAACACAACTGTTCAATTATACTTGGTTCGTGGTTTGAAAGCCATGATGAAATAAAGTATCACGTCAAGGACAAAAAG ACAGTTTTTGGCGGACTGATGACTTTAGATTTCACCCCGAACCCCGAGTGGAAACTTGTGTCCTTTGGTATTATCGAAAATATGACGAAACGCATATCTCATGATATAACGATTCCTTCGGTCGTGTACAATGTCATCATCGAACGATACTCAGCCTACATGCAGACCACCATCCTTGCCCCTGCAGTTC TGGTATTCcatcaaaattcgatgatcATCGCAAGCGTGACCCTTTTTCTGACGGTCGTGCTGCGTCAGATGTTGGAAATATCGGGCACCGCTTCAGCGTTGTTGGCATCGACGgaatcgataatttttaaaagcaGGGCTGCTCGGTTGGCTGAGGCGAAGAATTCGAATCCATCGGACTCTGCGACGGTTGAAACAGAAAACGATGACGTCGGATTGGTTGACGCGGATGGTCCGCAAGCTGAAAATGATCCCGGAAGCTCCAACGCCTGGCAACGCCTGATCACTTTTATAGACCGGTTGGCGTTTGCCGGTGCTTTTATCACCTACGTCGTTATGATATGGGTTCTCACACCGAGGAATGACATCAATACCGATGCCCCTGATTTTCCTGTACAGTCATAA
- the LOC124217942 gene encoding neuronal acetylcholine receptor subunit beta-4-like isoform X1 has protein sequence MLTKRLFLGIVIFAVHTAKISVDASSDCSSVRKGEPATMQLKRCLLRNYDPFIRPAGVSTNGTTVVSIALTPKHIDFVDRKNILIFHTWIRLSWSDGNLSWTSGKRGIDRLHIDSDEIWMPPLTMYSSAEVGYEHMEIPPTDCVLLSSGDFHCVVEMNYVSHCVADYRHWPFDKHNCSIILGSWFESHDEIKYHVKDKKTVFGGLMTLDFTPNPEWKLVSFGIIENMTKRISHDITIPSVVYNVIIERYSAYMQTTILAPAVLLIILTLAVLWLDPTSVERLLLAALNLICHLLCMLNLSEKVPFNGSSLPSILVFHQNSMIIASVTLFLTVVLRQMLEISGTASALLASTESIIFKSRAARLAEAKNSNPSDSATVETENDDVGLVDADGPQAENDPGSSNAWQRLITFIDRLAFAGAFITYVVMIWVLTPRNDINTDAPDFPVQS, from the exons ATGTTGACGAAACGGCTGTTTTTGGGGATCGTTATTTTCGCCGTACACACGGCAAAAATTTCGG TCGACGCCTCTTCGGACTGTAGCAGTGTTAGAAAGGGCGAACCGGCTACTATGCAATTGAAAAGATGTCTGCTGCGTAATTACGATCCGTTTATTCGTCCTGCCGGAGTTTCAACCAACGGAACTACGGTGGTGTCGATTGCTTTGACTCCAAAACACATTGATTTC GTGGATcgtaaaaatattctaatatTTCATACTTGGATAAGACTG AGTTGGTCTGACGGCAATTTAAGTTGGACAAGTGGAAAGCGAGGCATCGACAGACTTCACATTGACAGCGATGAAATTTGGATGCCACCCTTAACTATGTACTCCTC AGCGGAAGTTGGTTACGAGCACATGGAAATACCACCAACGGATTGTGTGCTGTTATCCAGTGGAGATTTCCACTGTGTAGTAGAGATGAATTACGTGTCGCACTGTGTCGCGGACTATCGGCACTGGCCCTTCGACAAACACAACTGTTCAATTATACTTGGTTCGTGGTTTGAAAGCCATGATGAAATAAAGTATCACGTCAAGGACAAAAAG ACAGTTTTTGGCGGACTGATGACTTTAGATTTCACCCCGAACCCCGAGTGGAAACTTGTGTCCTTTGGTATTATCGAAAATATGACGAAACGCATATCTCATGATATAACGATTCCTTCGGTCGTGTACAATGTCATCATCGAACGATACTCAGCCTACATGCAGACCACCATCCTTGCCCCTGCAGTTC TCTTAATCATCCTGACGTTGGCGGTACTCTGGTTAGATCCAACGTCCGTCGAACGATTGTTATTGGCAGCTCTCAACTTGATCTGTCATTTATTGTGTATGTTAAACCTGAGCGAGAAAGTGCCCTTCAATGGTTCATCTTTGCCCTCGATAT TGGTATTCcatcaaaattcgatgatcATCGCAAGCGTGACCCTTTTTCTGACGGTCGTGCTGCGTCAGATGTTGGAAATATCGGGCACCGCTTCAGCGTTGTTGGCATCGACGgaatcgataatttttaaaagcaGGGCTGCTCGGTTGGCTGAGGCGAAGAATTCGAATCCATCGGACTCTGCGACGGTTGAAACAGAAAACGATGACGTCGGATTGGTTGACGCGGATGGTCCGCAAGCTGAAAATGATCCCGGAAGCTCCAACGCCTGGCAACGCCTGATCACTTTTATAGACCGGTTGGCGTTTGCCGGTGCTTTTATCACCTACGTCGTTATGATATGGGTTCTCACACCGAGGAATGACATCAATACCGATGCCCCTGATTTTCCTGTACAGTCATAA
- the LOC138190935 gene encoding neuronal acetylcholine receptor subunit alpha-7-like: protein MHTKLLVLGLTLFAISTTKFSVDAALDCDNKVDNAQVTLRLRQDLFCNYDPVVRPIYMDGLKSLVIISLHPRYIDFDDSTNTFTLQAWLELYWWDENLAWYSKPYASDVTALKVSSDEIWKPPISLYNSADDGYNRENIIPKTRCILNLFGHMVCRALVKFVSHCASDYRYWPFDRHNCTMFVGSWIYKEKDIRIIQDLDQTFNLTESTFYDFIPNNEWKMLSIDSASRLDGFPKFNYTFPTIVYSVIIERHSTFMQTTILAPAVLLIIVTLTVLWLDPDAIERLVLAILNLICHLICVMDVNWKVPSNGLTTPLILVFHHSSMVIASFALLMTVALRQLKEFSITAPDWVVSVSSTMTKIGWSFPMTSLNPEAAAPLETEENGVGSETSNGSSVKFDSKSSDAWRYLATLLNRLAFAFVLLAYIIMILVLVPKDDINGVPDALPRLKNFPL, encoded by the exons ATGCATACAAAACTGCTAGTCTTGGGGCTCACCCTCTTTGCGATTTCCACCACAAAGTTCTCCG TTGACGCAGCTCTGGACTGTGATAACAAAGTGGACAATGCCCAGGTCACTTTGCGCCTCCGACAAGACTTGTTCTGCAATTACGATCCCGTAGTTCGTCCGATATACATGGATGGATTGAAATCGCTGGTGATAATCAGTTTACATCCAAGATACATCGATTTT GATGACAGCACAAATACCTTCACGCTGCAGGCTTGGTTGGAATTG TATTGGTGGGATGAAAATCTGGCATGGTATTCGAAACCTTATGCCAGTGACGTGACTGCACTGAAGGTTTCTAGCGATGAAATTTGGAAGCCGCCGATAAGTCTCTACAATTC TGCAGACGATGGCTATAACAGAGAGAACATAATACCAAAAACTAGGTGTATTCTCAATTTATTTGGGCATATGGTCTGTCGAGCGTTGGTGAAGTTCGTCTCACATTGCGCATCGGACTACCGATACTGGCCGTTTGACAGGCATAATTGTACAATGTTTGTTGGTTCTTGGATCTACAAAGAGAAGGACATCCGGATCATTCAAGATCTGGATCAG ACCTTCAACTTGACGGAGTCAACATTCTATGATTTCATACCTAACAACGAGTGGAAGATGCTGTCCATTGACAGTGCTTCGAGACTGGACGGGTTTCCAAAGTTCAATTACACGTTTCCAACGATAGTGTACAGCGTAATAATTGAACGACACTCAACCTTTATGCAGACCACAATACTTGCCCCTGCAGTTC TGCTGATCATCGTGACACTGACTGTGCTCTGGTTAGATCCAGATGCCATTGAACGGTTGGTACTGGCTATCCTCAACTTGATCTGTCATTTGATCTGCGTTATGGACGTGAATTGGAAAGTGCCTAGCAACGGTTTGACGACACCCTTGATAT TGGTATTCCATCACAGTTCCATGGTTATCGCCAGTTTCGCCCTTTTGATGACGGTCGCCTTGCGTCAGTTGAAGGAATTCTCGATAACCGCCCCTGATTGGGTGGTATCCGTATCTTCTACAATGACCAAAATCGGCTGGTCCTTCCCGATGACAAGTTTGAACCCGGAAGCTGCCGCACCACTCGAAACAGAGGAAAACGGTGTCGGATCGGAGACCTCGAATGGATCCTCGGTTAAATTTGATTCCAAAAGCTCTGACGCATGGCGATATCTAGCCACCTTACTGAATCGACTGGCTTTTGCCTTCGTGCTTTTAGCGTATATAATCATGATACTTGTCCTCGTACCCAAGGACGACATTAACGGGGTCCCCGATGCTCTCCCTCGCTTGAAAAACTTTCCACTCTAG
- the LOC124224860 gene encoding uncharacterized protein, with protein sequence MELKFLILVLALLAVYTTKFSADAAPDYCNNSTQGVSATSRLKKNLLCNYDRTVRAKFYDDRTRVALSLFPKFINFDEDSNTVIFHAWLGMSWPSRNLMWRGDNPRLLHVTSDEIWVPPIAHYNSAGGSRSPNGIPKTDCFLSNYGYIGCVADLKYVSNCVTDYRNWPFDRHNCTIVLASWTYKEEEIKYLAIDHKHHFPAIGMFDFTPNAQWKMLSFQYTQREDGIAEGYTFPTIIYTVVIERNSASMGTAIFAPVILLVILTLTVLWLDPISVERSVVSVLNLICNLICVMNLNEQVPFNGSTTPSILVFHQGSIVIASVALLLTILLRQMKKTSVSPPDWLTLAIASILASRAGQLIVLTTLDPKAVAAVRAGEDNIGLATSNDSSIKIETGNKVWRHLAVLLDRLAFATVLLTYLIMITVLIPRNDVFEVPDVPSLYFMPYISNAFFFRLESLPVEANGDCNSEAPGISAASRLRRHLLCNYDKTVRPIVNDSSTTKVHVTLFPQSIDFYDRENTLRFHAWMSLEWRDEHLNWTTKDYKDMTFVQVTSDEIWVPPISIYNSVELGADGMQTTNCLVHYMGLVVCVPMVQYLTSCVSDYRDWPFDRHNCTILLGSWTYKGEEISYRIWDPTMFSHPAVELFQFVPNSEWRLLSITSITRIDGFPEVNFTFPTISYSLIIERHSTMMQTTIITPAVLLIIVTLTVLWLHPNSPERLIAAVLNLICHLICIWDVNEQVPFNGSSTPSILYFHQSSMIIASFALFLTVFLRQLGETSIATPAWLDSTTSAILTSRTGQLILLTALRPKASGTLGAEEVNVGSTDAKFISHNVNSGRSTGWQQLSTILDRLSFLIVFWTYVIMICVLAPKNDILSVPEIVRS encoded by the exons ATGGAGCTGAAATTTCTGATCTTGGTGCTCGCCCTTCTCGCCGTTTACACCACGAAATTCTCCG CTGACGCAGCCCCAGACTACTGTAACAATAGTACGCAGGGTGTTTCGGCCACTTCACGActtaagaaaaatttgctcTGCAACTACGATCGCACTGTTCGTGCCAAATTTTATGATGACAGAACCAGAGTCGCTCTCTCTCTGTTCCcaaaattcatcaatttc GACGAAGATTCAAATACTGTGATATTTCACGCTTGGTTGGGAATG TCATGGCCAAGCCGAAATCTGATGTGGCGCGGTGACAACCCACGCCTACTTCACGTTACGAGCGACGAAATTTGGGTCCCACCAATAGCTCATTACAACTC TGCGGGAGGGAGCAGGAGCCCCAATGGAATACCGAAAACTGACTGTTTTCTGAGTAACTATGGGTACATAGGTTGCGTAGCAGATTTGAAGTACGTTTCTAATTGCGTCACGGATTACCGGAACTGGCCCTTCGACAGGCACAACTGTACAATTGTTCTTGCTTCGTGGACTTACAAAGAGGAGGAAATAAAGTACTTGGCTATTGATCACAAG CATCACTTTCCGGCTATAGGCATGTTCGATTTCACACCCAACGCCCAGTGGAAGATGCTGTCGTTTCAGTACACTCAGAGAGAGGATGGAATCGCTGAGGGGTACACATTTCCAACGATCATATACACCGTCGTTATTGAACGGAATTCAGCCTCCATGGGAACCGCCATTTTCGCTCCTGTAATTC TGTTGGTCATCCTGACGTTAACGGTGCTCTGGCTGGACCCAATTTCCGTTGAGCGATCGGTAGTGTCAGTCCTCAACTTGATTTGCAACTTAATCTGTGTCATGAACTTGAACGAGCAGGTCCCATTCAACGGTTCGACGACACCCTCCATAT TGGTATTTCATCAGGGTTCCATAGTTATTGCCAGCGTTGCTCTACTCCTCACGATTCTTCTGCGCCAAATGAAGAAAACGTCGGTTTCCCCTCCTGATTGGTTGACATTGGCTATCGCTTCAATCCTGGCGAGCAGGGCTGGCCAATTGATCGTACTGACAACTTTGGACCCGAAAGCTGTTGCGGCTGTCAGAGCAGGCGAAGATAATATTGGATTGGCGACCTCGAATGATTCTTCGATTAAAATTGAGACCGGCAATAAAGTTTGGCGGCATTTAGCCGTTCTATTAGACCGACTGGCTTTTGCCACTGTCTTACTTACATATCTCATTATGATAACTGTTCTCATACCTAGGAACGACGTTTTCGAGGTACCCGATGTACCTTCACTTTATTTCATGCCTTA TATTTCAAACGCCTTTTTCTTTCGTCTGGAATCCCTGCCAGTTGAGGCAAACGGCGACTGTAACAGCGAGGCGCCAGGAATCTCGGCCGCTTCGCGTCTACGAAGGCATTTGTTATGCAATTATGACAAAACCGTTCGTCCGATCGTCAATGACAGCTCGACCACCAAGGTGCACGTCACCCTCTTTCCGCAATCCATCGACTTC TACGATCGTGAAAATACCCTCAGGTTTCACGCTTGGATGTCATTG gaATGGAGGGACGAACATCTCAATTGGACGACGAAGGATTATAAAGATATGACATTCGTCCAAGTCACCAGTGATGAAATTTGGGTGCCGCCAATATCGATTTACAACTC CGTCGAGCTTGGCGCCGACGGAATGCAGACAACAAACTGCTTGGTACATTACATGGGTCTAGTAGTATGTGTCCCGATGGTCCAATATTTGACAAGTTGCGTTTCGGACTACCGGGACTGGCCGTTCGACAGGCACAATTGTACAATTCTTCTCGGTTCCTGGACGTACAAAGGAGAGGAAATATCTTATCGCATCTGGGATCCGACG ATGTTCTCCCACCCAGCGgtagaattatttcaattcgtacCCAACTCTGAGTGGAGATTGCTGTCGATCACCTCTATTACGAGAATCGACGGATTTCCGGAAGTCAATTTCACATTTCCAACGATAAGCTATAGCTTGATCATTGAACGACACTCGACCATGATGCAGACGACTATAATCACACCGGCAGTTC TACTAATCATAGTGACCTTAACGGTACTCTGGTTGCATCCAAACTCCCCGGAACGATTGATAGCGGCAGTCCTCAACCTGATCTGCCATTTAATCTGCATCTGGGACGTGAATGAGCAAGTGCCTTTCAACGGTTCGAGCACGCCCTCGATAC TCTACTTCCATCAAAGCTCGATGATCATCGCGAGCTTCGCCCTTTTTCTGACCGTCTTCCTGCGCCAGCTTGGAGAAACATCGATCGCAACGCCTGCCTGGTTGGATTCGACGACATCCGCGATCCTGACAAGCAGGACCGGCCAGTTGATCCTGCTGACCGCTTTGAGACCTAAAGCCTCCGGGACACTCGGAGCAGAGGAGGTCAATGTCGGATCGACGGACGCGAAGTTTATCTCGCACAACGTCAACTCCGGGAGGTCAACCGGGTGGCAACAGCTCTCCACTATCCTAGACCGACTGTCTTTTCTAATTGTGTTTTGGACTTACGTCATCATGATATGCGTTCTGGCACCTAAAAACGACATTCTGAGCGTTCCCGAAATCGTACGTTCCTGA
- the Dhit gene encoding regulator of G-protein signaling 20 isoform X1, whose translation MIEMSSGIGATAMGIGVSHGTEGGGCRLRAQSQSQGQSQSSGTMVQHGNPQQSTQQQQQQQQQLQQQQQQQQQQQQQQQQQQQQQQQQQQQQRAGTRDAFVGRSKKDNCCLCWCCCCSCSCLAAVGGGGPGGGAGNSGDQGKKKGGGGGDLGSGGGTGGDLTGDGLDGLDGNGDVACSSFEEIREWGSSFDRLMHSAAGRKLFREFLVSEYSEENIAFWLACEQLKLERNPERIEEKARYIYEDYISILSPKEVSLDSRVREIVNRNMVAPTPNTFDEAQLQIYTLMHRDSYPRFVNSDIYRRVARLGSGPPSPSSGEQGLPRSKSRSTKEKDKDKDKDRSLAMAT comes from the exons ATGATAGAG atGTCGAGCGGAATCGGTGCAACTGCGATGGGGATCGGTGTTAGTCATGGAACGGAAGGGGGTGGCTGTCGCTTAAGAGCGCAGAGCCAATCCCAGGGCCAGTCGCAGAGTTCAGGAACAATGGTTCAGCACGGCAATCCGCAACAATCGacacagcaacagcagcagcaacagcaacaactacagcagcagcaacaacagcaacaacagcagcagcagcagcagcagcaacagcaacaacaacagcaacagcagcagcagcagcagcgcgCTGGTACGCGCGACGCATTTGTTGGACGATCTAAAAAGGACAACTGTTGCCTGTGCTGGTGCTGCTGTTGCAGTTGCTCGTG TTTGGCTGCTGTCGGCGGTGGAGGCCCAGGGGGTGGTGCCGGCAACTCCGGGGACCAGGGAAAGAAGAAAGGcggaggcggtggggacttgGGGTCCGGGGGTGGCACCGGGGGTGACCTCACGGGCGATGGCCTCGACGGCCTCGACGGAAACGGTGACGTCGCCTGCAGCAGCTTCGAGGAGATCAGAGAGTGGGGCTCCTCGTTCGACAGGCTGATGCACAGCGCCGCGGGGCGCAAGCTCTTCCGCGAGTTCCTCGTCAGCGAGTACAGCGAAGAGAACATTGCCTTTTGGCTTGCCTGTGAACAGCTCAAGCTCGAACGAAACCCGGAGCGCATCGAGGAGAAGGCTCGATACATCTACGAGGACTACATATCCATTCTTTCGCCGAAGGAA GTGAGCCTGGATTCGCGAGTGCGAGAAATCGTGAACAGGAACATGGTGGCACCAACGCCAAACACATTTGACGAGGCGCAGCTCCAGATCTACACACTGATGCACCGAGACTCGTATCCACGTTTCGTCAACAGCGACATCTACAGAAGGGTGGCACGCCTGGGAAGCGGACCGCCGAGTCCATCGAGCGGCGAGCAAGGATTGCCGAGGAGCAAATCAAGGTCGACGAAAGAGAAGGACAAAGACAAGGACAAGGACCGGTCCTTGGCGATGGCAACGTAA